Genomic segment of Streptococcus australis:
TCATCAAGGGAAAAGTGCTGGTAAATTGCTTTATTTGTCATCATAGTATCAACAAGAAACGAATCAAGCTGTCACCCAAAAAACGGACGATTAGGATTGCCAGCCAAATGGATAAATCCAAACCTCCAAATTGTAAAGGTAAACGGCGAAGTGGATCAACAATCGGTCTAATCAGCTTTTCCAGTAAATGTTCTAGTGAACTACCGTAAGAATTTGGAAACCAAGAGAGGAGTGCATAGATTAACAAAAGCAGGGAATAGATATTCACTGCATTTTGGATCAGACGAATTAGAAAAATCATTATTTCGCTCTACTTCGTTTAATATCAAAACCAAATTCTGCACTTTGAGAATCATCAGGCAACTTGATATCTTCAATATTCACAACCACATTGACTGGTGTCAACAAATACATTGTACTCGCAACTTTTTTCAGATTACCTGCCAAAACATGACGGGCACCGTCCAGATAGTCTAGACAACGACGAGCCTGAACCTCTGTCATGTACTGGAAGTCAATCAAGATACTTTCATTTCCAGCCAATAAATCCACAATCTCTGTTGCATCCTCATATTTTCTAGGATAACGAACATCAATCGTTACTTTTTCATCTGTACGATGACTTTGCATAGCCAATTCTTGTTGACGAGCATGTAAGCGAGTGATGTTGGCATCTTTTGAAGTGGTTGATTGAAACTGCGCTGGCAGTTCTTTAGAAGCTGAACTCGATGAAGCAATCATCTGCTCATCCTGAGGTTGATAAGTCGCAGTTGTTTCTTCCCCATCTTCTGTAAAATAATCTATAAATTTATCAAATCTATCTTTTAAAGACATAGATCTCTCCTATTTAAAAAATGCTGTGCCAATTCGAACAAAGGTCGAACCAAATTGAATCGCTTCCTTATAGTCACGACTCATCCCCATGCTCAACTCTGTCATCGGCATATTAGGAATTTGTTTTTCCCTAATTTCTGCTTGCAGTTCCTGAGTTTTCTTGAAAATTTGTTTCAATTCATCAGAATCTGCCTCAAAAGGAGCCATGGTCATCAAACCAACATACTCAATCTGATCTAGCTGAGCCAAGTTCGGCAAAAGTTCTAGTAATTCTTCTTTTGAAAAACCGTGCTTGCTTTCTTCTCCTGAAATATTGACCTGTAGGAAACACTTGATAACATGATCTGTCCTCTTTTGAATCTCCTGTGCCAATTTAAGGGAATCTAAAGCATGAAAGTAATCCACAAAAGGGATTACTTCTTTAACCTTCCGTCTTTGTAGCGTTCCAATCAAATGCCAAGTGACAGGGAATTCTTTTAACGTCTGATATTTTTCTAAAAATTTATCAACACGATTTTCACCAATATGATGAACACCCAAGGGAAGCAGGGCTTCCGCTGTTTTTACGTCCACATATTTTGTCACTGCAATAATTGAAACAGAAGCTGGATCACGATTGGCTTCTCGGCTAGCTTCAGCGACCTGCTGAAAAACGAACTCTGTATTTTTTTTCAAATCCATTGATTAACGATTCTTGAAGAATGGAGGTGTGTCCAACTCATCTTCGTCCTGATAAGTCGGTGCTTCGAAACGTTCTACAGGTGATACGACTGAATCAGTTTGACGAACGATTGATTCACGACGCAAGTCCCAATCACCAAAAGCAGAAGATTGACTTGTTTCAAAGCGTCGTTGGCTTTGTTTTGGTAATTCTGCTGTATCTTCTAGGTCAAAATGACGATCAAAATTTTGAGGGTGCGGTTGTCTTGAGGCTTCACGACGAGCCGCTTGTTTTACTGGAGAACCAACAACTTTTTCTACACGTTCTTGACGAACACCCGTAGCTACAACTGTTACACGGATTTCATCTTTCATGCTTTCGTCGATTGATGTTCCAAGCCAGATATTCACTCCTTGACCAGCTGCTTGGTTGACGATTTCTGAAGCTTCTTCCGCTTCAATCAAGGTCAAATCAAGACCACCAGTAACGTTGACAATGACATCTTCAGCACCGTCAATAGTTGTTTCAAGAAGTGGTGAGTAAATCGCTTTACGAGCCGCTTCAACGACACGCTCTTCTCCACTGCCAATACCGATACCCATGAGGGCATTCCCTTTGTTTGCCATGACAGTTTTCACATCGGCAAAGTCAAGGTTGATCAAACCTGGGTTGGTAATCAAGTCTGTAATCCCTTGAACACCTTGGCGAAGGACGTTATCTGCCTCGCTAAGAGCTTCAAGAAGTGGTGTTTTCTTGTCAACAATCTCTAGCAAGTTGTTGTTTGAAATAATCAATAGTGTATCAACATGCTCGCGAAGTTCGTTGATTCCTTCTACAGCGTACTGACCACGTTTGCTTCCTTCAAATCCGAAAGGACGTGTCACAACACCAACTGTAAGAGCTCCAAGATCTTTTGCAATGCGGGCAATAACTGGGGCAGCACCTGTTCCAGATCCTCCACCCATACCAGCAGTGATGAAAACCATGTCTGCCCCGCTAATTGCTGCTGTCAATGCTTCTTCGCTTTCTTCTGCAGCTTTACGTCCAACTTCTGGACGACCACCAGCACCCAAACCACGAGTCAACTTTGGTCCGAGTTGGATAACTGTTTCAGCTTTTGTACTGCTTAAGGCTTGTACGTCTGTGTTCGCTGCAATGAATTCTACGCCTGAAACACCTTCGTCGATCATGCGGTTAATAGCATTACCACCGCCTCCACCGACACCAATTACTTTAATAACTGCACCTTGAGCAGCTGCTGTATCAAATGAAAATGTCATAATTTCTTTTCCTCTTTTATTCATCAAACATGCTTCCGATCAAGCTACGGAAACGGTCTGTTAATTTCGGTTTATCTTGAGAACTTGCTTGGAATTCGTCTCTTGGAGCAAGGCCACTGTCAGGTGTGATTTCAGTTGCTGCAGTAGCTGGTTGCACTGGAGTTGATTGTATAATTGGTGTCACACTCTGATTTGAAACACCAAAATTAATTGGTTTTTGGCGAAGGAATTCATCTCCTCTGACTGCTTTTTGAGCCAGAAGATTCACTTCTGTCAATTTACCTGCAAACTCAGACAAGCTGATTACATGTGCAAAAGCAGGGTTGCGAATTCCCACTTGATTTGGCACATAGAGTTTCACTCGAACACCAAACACTTCTTGCGCCAATTCGACAACTCCTGGTAAAATTGCATTTCCACCGATAAGGACGATACCTCCTGGCAAATCTAACAAGTGTCTTCTGTCTAACTCCTGTTTAATTTGATCAAAAATATGTTTGATACGTGCTGAGATAATTTCTGCCAAGTAACTTTCTGTCACTTCAACGGGCTCTACTTCACCAATGACTTCAACTTGGAAAGTCTCGTTACTTGCTAGTGGAACATAAGCTTCACCATAGTTGAGTTTCAAACTCTCTGCGATTTTTTGGGAAGTTTTTAAGACTTTGGAAATGTCTTTAGTGACATATTCTCCACCTTCTTGGTAGATATTTGTAAATTGCAATTCTTGATTGCGAATGGTTGCAACTGTAGTCTGTCCACCACCCATATCAATCACTGTCGCGCCAAACTCACGTTCTCCCTCATTGAGAACTGAATTTACAATCGCTAATGGTGAGATGATGACGTTGTCAACATGGATTCCCACGCGCTCCACGGTTTTACGAAGGTTATGAAGAATGGTACGAGGTCCTGTGTAAAGTAAACCACGCATTTCCAAACGCACCCCCATCATGCCACGAGGGTCACGAATACCTTGGAAGCCATCTACGATAAATTCTTCTGGAATGAAAGTAATCACTTCACGATCAGGCGTCATGCTCTTTGTCAAAGCTGATTTGACAACATTCTCTACGTCTTGATCTGTAATTTCTTTTGTATCTGATGTTACAGGAATCATTCCTTGAGTTGGTTCAACCTGCAAGAGATTTGCTGGTAAACCAACATTGACAGACTTGATTGAAATTCCTGCCTTCTCTTCTGCCTGGGAAATTGCGGATTTAATTGCTGAAGCAGCAGCCTCAATATCAACGATAATCCCGTCTTTGACACCTTTACTCTTGGCATTGCTAACGCCAATTACATTTACTTCACCATCTCTATGTTCGGCAACTAGCACTTTGATGGAGCTAGTTCCGATATCTAAGCCTGTAAAAAAACCATCTCTAGTCATTACATTGCGTCCTCTCTGTCTTCCAAGTTTCTCACTTCTATTTTCAATAACTATGTTTGGGCATAGCTATTCACAGAATATTATAACACAAAAAATCCAATCGTGCTTAGTTTTTCATAAATTTCCTCTAGTTTTTTTGTAAAAGTCTTTTAAACGATTTTTCTCAGGAGCAATCATTATTTTTATATCCTTATGGCTATATTTTGTATATTTAATCAAAAAAAGAGAAGGCCTTCTTAAGCTTTCTCTTGAATCATTTTTTCTGCTCTTTGTTGCAAAAAGACCTCTACTACTTTTGCAGTCAAGCTGATAGCTGCTACCAACACACTGGACACGATGAGGTAGTTAGCCAATAGTCCGTGATTTCCCACTAGTGGTGGTTTATTTAAAAATCCATAATCTCCACCTACAACCAAGTTGACAATTCCGATCAAGGCATTTAGAGAAAATGTAATCACTGTCACATTTTTCAAATTAAGCAGGGAAGCTTCATAATTCTTAAACAAGTATAGGAGCGCATTCCCCAAAAGTGCCACGTGCCCGATGATAAAGGACAGGATGGTCACGTGCGGAAACGGATAAGGGTCAAAGAGTGGATAAGCCAGAGCTGCAGTTGCTCCAAAGGTTCCTAGAAGGGCAAAGTATTGCTTGTACTTGGAAGTACCTGGAATCAAGAGCATGACAAACATGGCGATACGGCAATGATAGAAGGGCAAACTTTCTGATAAGGGCATTTGATTCCCCCAATACCAGCTATACAGAACAATCAATTGAAGAGACTGAAGGATCTGAATAAAGCGCTGGTAAGCCACCTTGTCGCGAAAGCGATAAGAAGCATAGAAAGTAAGAGCCAATAAACATAACAAACCAATATACCAGTGGAGTTCAAACTGGGGCGGTTCTGATATCTGTGTGGTAAATAATTGTTCCCACAAATTCATATTCTATTCCTCGTTCATCTAGTCGGAGCAGTAGAAAAGTCACTGCTCGACCTTTTTAATTTTTTTGAAAAAGCTTGATTCTATACTAAGCATAGAATACTTGCGACTTAAATTCGCAACCTATTATATCATTTGTGTCGCAGAAATGCACCTATTAAAAACCACGGTTTAAAACTTTTGGTTCTAAAACTAGATTAAACTTTCTACCAACTTGGCTAGATTCATTGAGTTCGAACCTTTGAGCAGGATTTGGTCATTTGCACCCAGACTTTCAGTGACCTGCTTGACTAGATCTTCAAATTGATCCTTGTCAGCTGTTTTCTTAAAGTAGAAAACATGACCGATTGGGAACATTTGACTGGCCAATTGGGCTAATTCAGCAATGTCTTCTCCGTAGAAAATAACTGTATCCAACACATCTGGGGAAAGGCTCAAAATCATCTGATTATGGAGTTGAACAGACTGGTCACCGAGTTCCTTCATATCTGCTAGAACAGCAATTTTCTTACCACCTTCGTTGGCTGGAATAGCCGAAAAAGTCTCCAAAATCAACTTCATTGCTGTTGGATTGGCATTGTACACATCTGACAAGATATCCGCGCCATTAGTAGCTTTCTTCCACTCGGTACGGTTTCGAGTCAATTCAAGATCTTGGAAGGCCTGACGAATCTGCTCTTCTGAGACTCCTTCTTGGAGAGCCACGTAAGCGGCTATCATAGCATTGGTAGCATTGTACTTACCAGTTACTGGCAAATCAAGGGCTTGCTCCAAGAAATTGGCCTTGAAGGTCAGACTATCCTTACGCTCAACCAAGTCTGTAATTTCCAGCTCTGCTCCTTGACCAAAACGAACTACCTTTTTATCAGTTGGCAAGTAGTCCTCTACGATAGGGTCAGCTGGTGCTAAAAGCAAGGAACCTGAAGCCATTCCATCTGCAATTTGCATTTTTCCTTTAGCAATCTCCGAACGGTCTTTGAAAAAGGCCAAATGAGCTTCTCCAACCAAGGTCACGATGGCTGTCTTGGGGTGAGCTAATTCAGACAAGAGATGGATATCTCCTAGGTGATCCTGTCCCATCTCCAAGACCAACTTTTCTGTCCCCTCAGGCATGTGAAGAACCGTGTAGGGAAGGCCAATCTCGTTATTGTAGTTTCCTTGTGTTTTGTAGGTCTTGTAGGTTGTTGATAGTAAATGCGCCAGCATATCCTTGGTCGTTGTCTTGCCATTTGAACCTGTAACAGCAAAGACATCAACCGCTGTTTTTTCAAGATAGTAGGCTGCGAGAGTTTGAAAGGCAGTCAAGACGTCGTCTACTAGAATGTAGGGATGACTTGCAACCTCTTTCTCAGACAAGGTTACGACTGCACCATTTTCAAAAGCTGTTTCGATAAAGTCATGACCGTCACGTGCTCCCTTGAGGGGCACAAACAAATCTCCCGTCGCGATTAAACGACTATCGAACTCTGCCTTAACTAGCGGACTATCTGGATAAACTGTCACATCATTTTTAGCTCCAACAGCTTGTGCCACTTCATGGATTGTTAATTTCATTTCTACTCCTTTAAAAAGGGTTGAAGTCCACGAACTCTACTCACCTAGCAGTGACAGTTCTGGCTCCTACCCCTCTCTTTCATTTTTATAGCAAATGCGCTTCGCGCTTGTCAAAGCTTTCCTTAGCAAGGTCAACCAAACGCTCGATTAGTTCTGGGTAGCTGATTCCCATATTCTCCCATAACAGTGGATACATAGACCACTGGGTAAAACCTGGCATGGTATTGAGCTCGTTTAGGAAAATCTCGCCCTTATCTGTATAGAAGAAATCACAACGAGATAGACCTAGTCCACCAATCGCACGGAAGGCAGTTTCTGCATTTTGACGCATGACAGCTACCACATCATCACTAATCTCGGCTGGGATGTCCATGGTAATCTTGTTATCGATATATTTGGCATCATAGTCATAAAAGGCAACATCCTTGACCACTTCACCTGGCAAAGTGCTTTTGGCATCGTAGTTGCCCAAGAGACCAATCTCGATTTCACGGGCATTTACTCCTTGCTCAACCAAGACACGGCTGTCATATTGGAAGGCAAGTTTCAATGCTTGACGGAGTTCCTCTTGATTTTCAGACTTAGAAATACCGACACTAGAACCCATGTTTGATGGCTTAGTAAAGACTGGATAAGTCAACTTTTCCTCAACTTCAGCGATTTTAGAGGTCACATCATCGCCTTCAACGATGGCCACATAAGGAACTTGAGCAATTCCTACTGATTCTAAAACACGCTTAGTCGTGATTTTATCCATGGCAAGACTGGATGACAAGATGTTGCAACCTACATAAGGCATTTTCAAGACTTCCAAGAATCCTTGAACAGAGCCATCTTC
This window contains:
- a CDS encoding YggS family pyridoxal phosphate-dependent enzyme encodes the protein MDLKKNTEFVFQQVAEASREANRDPASVSIIAVTKYVDVKTAEALLPLGVHHIGENRVDKFLEKYQTLKEFPVTWHLIGTLQRRKVKEVIPFVDYFHALDSLKLAQEIQKRTDHVIKCFLQVNISGEESKHGFSKEELLELLPNLAQLDQIEYVGLMTMAPFEADSDELKQIFKKTQELQAEIREKQIPNMPMTELSMGMSRDYKEAIQFGSTFVRIGTAFFK
- a CDS encoding YggT family protein, giving the protein MIFLIRLIQNAVNIYSLLLLIYALLSWFPNSYGSSLEHLLEKLIRPIVDPLRRLPLQFGGLDLSIWLAILIVRFLGDSLIRFLLIL
- a CDS encoding cell division protein SepF — translated: MSLKDRFDKFIDYFTEDGEETTATYQPQDEQMIASSSSASKELPAQFQSTTSKDANITRLHARQQELAMQSHRTDEKVTIDVRYPRKYEDATEIVDLLAGNESILIDFQYMTEVQARRCLDYLDGARHVLAGNLKKVASTMYLLTPVNVVVNIEDIKLPDDSQSAEFGFDIKRSRAK
- the ftsA gene encoding cell division protein FtsA — protein: MTRDGFFTGLDIGTSSIKVLVAEHRDGEVNVIGVSNAKSKGVKDGIIVDIEAAASAIKSAISQAEEKAGISIKSVNVGLPANLLQVEPTQGMIPVTSDTKEITDQDVENVVKSALTKSMTPDREVITFIPEEFIVDGFQGIRDPRGMMGVRLEMRGLLYTGPRTILHNLRKTVERVGIHVDNVIISPLAIVNSVLNEGEREFGATVIDMGGGQTTVATIRNQELQFTNIYQEGGEYVTKDISKVLKTSQKIAESLKLNYGEAYVPLASNETFQVEVIGEVEPVEVTESYLAEIISARIKHIFDQIKQELDRRHLLDLPGGIVLIGGNAILPGVVELAQEVFGVRVKLYVPNQVGIRNPAFAHVISLSEFAGKLTEVNLLAQKAVRGDEFLRQKPINFGVSNQSVTPIIQSTPVQPATAATEITPDSGLAPRDEFQASSQDKPKLTDRFRSLIGSMFDE
- a CDS encoding YwaF family protein, with translation MNLWEQLFTTQISEPPQFELHWYIGLLCLLALTFYASYRFRDKVAYQRFIQILQSLQLIVLYSWYWGNQMPLSESLPFYHCRIAMFVMLLIPGTSKYKQYFALLGTFGATAALAYPLFDPYPFPHVTILSFIIGHVALLGNALLYLFKNYEASLLNLKNVTVITFSLNALIGIVNLVVGGDYGFLNKPPLVGNHGLLANYLIVSSVLVAAISLTAKVVEVFLQQRAEKMIQEKA
- a CDS encoding UDP-N-acetylmuramoyl-tripeptide--D-alanyl-D-alanine ligase, which encodes MKLTIHEVAQAVGAKNDVTVYPDSPLVKAEFDSRLIATGDLFVPLKGARDGHDFIETAFENGAVVTLSEKEVASHPYILVDDVLTAFQTLAAYYLEKTAVDVFAVTGSNGKTTTKDMLAHLLSTTYKTYKTQGNYNNEIGLPYTVLHMPEGTEKLVLEMGQDHLGDIHLLSELAHPKTAIVTLVGEAHLAFFKDRSEIAKGKMQIADGMASGSLLLAPADPIVEDYLPTDKKVVRFGQGAELEITDLVERKDSLTFKANFLEQALDLPVTGKYNATNAMIAAYVALQEGVSEEQIRQAFQDLELTRNRTEWKKATNGADILSDVYNANPTAMKLILETFSAIPANEGGKKIAVLADMKELGDQSVQLHNQMILSLSPDVLDTVIFYGEDIAELAQLASQMFPIGHVFYFKKTADKDQFEDLVKQVTESLGANDQILLKGSNSMNLAKLVESLI
- the ftsZ gene encoding cell division protein FtsZ, whose amino-acid sequence is MTFSFDTAAAQGAVIKVIGVGGGGGNAINRMIDEGVSGVEFIAANTDVQALSSTKAETVIQLGPKLTRGLGAGGRPEVGRKAAEESEEALTAAISGADMVFITAGMGGGSGTGAAPVIARIAKDLGALTVGVVTRPFGFEGSKRGQYAVEGINELREHVDTLLIISNNNLLEIVDKKTPLLEALSEADNVLRQGVQGITDLITNPGLINLDFADVKTVMANKGNALMGIGIGSGEERVVEAARKAIYSPLLETTIDGAEDVIVNVTGGLDLTLIEAEEASEIVNQAAGQGVNIWLGTSIDESMKDEIRVTVVATGVRQERVEKVVGSPVKQAARREASRQPHPQNFDRHFDLEDTAELPKQSQRRFETSQSSAFGDWDLRRESIVRQTDSVVSPVERFEAPTYQDEDELDTPPFFKNR
- a CDS encoding D-alanine--D-alanine ligase, with amino-acid sequence MKQTIILLYGGRSAEREVSVLSAESVMRAVNYDRFTVKTFFISQSGDFIKTQEFSQTPGQEDRLMTNATIDWDKKIAPSAIYEEGAVVFPVLHGPMGEDGSVQGFLEVLKMPYVGCNILSSSLAMDKITTKRVLESVGIAQVPYVAIVEGDDVTSKIAEVEEKLTYPVFTKPSNMGSSVGISKSENQEELRQALKLAFQYDSRVLVEQGVNAREIEIGLLGNYDAKSTLPGEVVKDVAFYDYDAKYIDNKITMDIPAEISDDVVAVMRQNAETAFRAIGGLGLSRCDFFYTDKGEIFLNELNTMPGFTQWSMYPLLWENMGISYPELIERLVDLAKESFDKREAHLL